A single region of the Leishmania panamensis strain MHOM/PA/94/PSC-1 chromosome 23 sequence genome encodes:
- a CDS encoding protoheme IX farnesyltransferase, putative (TriTrypDB/GeneDB-style sysID: LpmP.23.1800): MLRITAARFAQLFRLTQRTLQSGAFTACPYRHSKEGSATVMAQGAVEQCPVVGTAPHMSCPVEVGLCDHRPPTMSRMVSQMGKSQLSAYVAATALVGYVIAGGASPFIAAAVTAGTMLQSCSANTANQIVEAPYDKLMKRTCRRPLPMKFLSPQVAMAISGVELAVGTGLLYCVSPLAAALGVFNWLLYVCIYTPLKRVSALNTWFGSIVGGVPPLMGGIAVAGSITPPVWLLATFLFVWQIPHFNGLAFHCRRDYEAAGYKMLAFYNPWRASFYAVALSVLMAFLTLVCPMLAGMEVEGVWYYSVMATANVLMIYKSLLFHNEPVRHCRGCFVFSYVYLSVVLAAIMLNHIQPMHLARRVIGYAAADTTEVSATSSALIPTAEV; this comes from the coding sequence ATGCTGCGCATCACAGCGGCTCGCTTCGCGCAGCTCTTCAGGctgacgcagcgcacgctgcaGTCGGGAGCTTTCACGGCGTGCCCGTACCGTCACAGCAAGGAGGGATCTGCCACGGTCATGGCGCAAGGTGCGGTAGAGCAGTGCCCCGTCGTCGGCACAGCACCGCACATGAGTTGCCCCGTAGAGGTGGGGCTGTGCGACCATCGGCCACCAACCATGTCGAGGATGGTGTCGCAGATGGGAAAGTCGCAGCTCTCCGCCTATGTGGCCGCCACGGCGTTGGTGGGGTACGTTATTGCCGGCGGCGCTAGCCCCTTcattgctgccgccgttACTGCCGGCACGATGCTGCAGTCCTGCTCCGCCAACACGGCGAACCAGATCGTCGAGGCGCCGTATGATAAGTTGATGAAGCGCACCTGCCGTCGCCCTCTGCCGATGAAGTTCCTCTCACCCCAGGTAGCCATGGCCATCTCCGGCGTGGAGCTGGCCGTAGGCACTGGGCTGTTGTACTGTGTCAGcccgctggcagcggcattGGGCGTCTTCAACTGGTTGTTGTACGTCTGCATTTACACTCCGCTTAAGCGCGTCTCTGCCCTCAACACATGGTTTGGCTCTATCGTAGGaggcgtgccgccgctgatggGCGGCATTGCTGTCGCGGGCTCCATCACGCCGCcggtgtggctgctggcgACGTTCTTGTTTGTGTGGCAAATTCCGCACTTTAACGGGCTCGCTTTCCACTGTCGGCGCGACTACGAGGCGGCCGGCTACAAGATGCTTGCCTTCTACAATCCGTGGCGCGCCTCCTTCTacgctgtcgctctctccgTGTTAATGGCCTTCCTCACTCTCGTCTGCCCGATGCTCGCCGgcatggaggtggagggtgTGTGGTACTACTCGGTGATGGCCACCGCCAACGTGCTCATGATCTACAAgtcgcttctctttcacaACGAGCCggtgcgccactgccgcggctgctttgTCTTCTCGTACGTGTACCTCAGCGTGGTGCTCGCGGCGATCATGCTAAACCACATTCAGCCGATGCACCTTGCGCGGCGCGTTATTGGCTACGCCGCCGCGGATACGACGGAGGTGTCCGCAACGTCGTCGGCATTGATACCCACCGCAGAGGTGTAG